The stretch of DNA CTCGGTGCTTCCTTTAAGCTGGCGGGACGATCCTTTGCGGAACAGCTTATCGCTACCACCTCTGACCCCCTGATAGGGCTGATAATCGGTATCTTAGCGACCTCGCTGGTACAGAGTTCATCGGTGACCACCTCTACCGTGGTGGGCTTGGTAGCGGGGGGTGCCCTTTCCCTGAGGAATGCTATCCCCATTGTGATGGGCGCCAATGTGGGAACCACCGTTACCAATACCCTTGTTTCCTTAGGACATTTGAGAAGGAGGGAGGAGTTCCGCCGCGCCTTTGCCGGTGCCACCGCTCACGATTTTTTCAATCTCTTGACTGCAGCGATCCTCCTCCCCCTCGAATATTACACCAGGTATTTAGAACGGCTCTCCTCGGCGACTTCTGCCTTCTTCTCTGGAGGAACGGGGTTCACCTTCACCAGTCCCCTGAAGGTCATCGTTTCTCCGGCTGTGGATTTTTTCATCCGGCTTGCATCCCGGAATCCTCTTCCTTTAGCCATTCTCGCCTTTCTCTTTCTCTTTATCGCCCTTCGCTATATCGTCATCTTTATGCGGAAGCTGGTGCTACTTCGGGTGGAGAGGTTCTTCCACCGTTATCTCTTTGGGAATGCCCTCCTCAGTATGGTACTTGGGCTTATAATTACCGCCATTATCCAGAGCAGTTCCGTTGCCACTTCTTTGGTTGTTCCGATGGTAGGGGCGGGTATTCTCACTGTGGAGGCGATATTCCCCTATACCTTGGGTGCCAATGTGGGGACCACCGTTACCGCCCTTCTCGCCTCCCTCGTTACAGGAAGCAGCACTGCGGTAAGCGTTGCTTTAGCCCATCTTTTCTTCAACATCTCGGGTATCCTTCTTTTCTTCCCCATCCCTAAGCTCCGAAGGATCCCCATCGCTTTGGCTAAGGGATTGGGCAGGAAAGCTGCCGTCTCCCGAAGATATGCTATAATTTATATAATTGGTGTGTTTTATGTGATGCCTCTAATTTTGATCTTTTTAAGGAGGATGATCGGTGAATGAAACCCTATTTAGAGGAAGGAGGGGGGGGCTTCTCGAAAAAGCCCTCATTCGGGCGCGGGAGATGCTGGAGGAGGAGATCGGGATGTTTCTCCTTGCCACCGATGCCATTTTGGGAAAGGAGGTGGCAGAGGAGGAGGTTGAGGAGAGGGACAAAGGGATAAACCTCGGGGAAAAAGAGATAAGGCGGATGATAATCTCCCATCTCGCCCTCAATCCGGAGCACGATCTTCCCACGAGCCTCGCCCTGATGAGTGTGGTGATCGATATTGAGCGGATCGGCGATTTTGCGAAGAGCATCGTTGAGTTGAGTGAGATATCCAAGGAGCGACTGCTCTCAGGGAGGTATGCTGAGTATTGCCTGAGGCTTCGGGATAGGCTGGTGGAACTCTTCCGACTCACCATCGATGCCCTGGTCGATGAGGATGTGGAGAAGGGCAGGGAGGTGATGACTCGCTCCCCGCTGGTGAAGGAGGAATCCGAGAGGATAATCCGGGAGGTGATGGAGGATAAGAAGGCGACCGCCAGCTTGGGAGCTACTTTGTCCCTTCTTTTCTGGTACTTCCGTCGAATAGCTGCCCATCTATCCAATGTCGCCTCAGCGGTGGTGAAGCCGGTTGATGAGATCGGCTTCGACGATGAGGAAGTAACCAGGTAGCGATGGGCAAACTTGGGGTGATCGATATCGGAACCAATTCCGTCCATTTGGTGGTAGGGGAGAAAAGAGGGGGAGAGGTTTTCATCGAGCTCGATACATTGGCACCGACCCGCCTCGGCGAAGGACTTACGAAGGGGAAGAAGCTTTCCCCTGAAGCGATTAAGAGGACAGCGGAGGCGGTTTCTCATTTTTTCTCCCTTGCCCGTTCCTATGGTGCCTCGCAGGTGATTGCGGTTGGTACCGCTGCCCTCCGCGAGGTGGAGAACGCCTTGGAGTTCATCGAGCGGGTTCGTGCCTCATCTCATCTCGATGTTTCGGTTATATCTGGAGAGGAGGAGGCATATTTCACCTACAAGGCGATTTCTTCCCTCTCCTTGATCGGTGATAAATATTTTCTCATCCTTGATTTAGGTGGAGGAAGCTCCGAGTTCATCTTTGGGGATAAGGGCAAGATCAAGGAGGTAGTATCTCTTCCCATAGGATGCGTCAAGCTCACCGAGCGGTTTCTTTCTCAGTTCCCCCTTTCTCCCGATGACCTTAGAGCAGCGAGGAAGGAGGCGAGGGATATTCTTTCCCAGCTTCCTGAAGCGGAGAAGCCGGAGGTAGTGATTGGTGTTGGAGGAACAGCGACCTGCCTTGCCCACCTTGCCCTTGGGGGGCGGGAGTACGACCCGGATAAGGTGGAAGGGTATGTATTGGCTCGAGGGAAGGTAAGGGAGATGATAGAGCTTCTCTCCTCACTTCCTACTGAGGAGAGGGTTAGAAGATTCAACCTTCATCCTCTCCGGGCGGATATCATCCTTGGGGGGGCGGTTATCTTATCCGCAGTGATGGAGCTTTTCGGGAAGGAGGAGATAGTGGTTTCCAGCCGGGGATTGCGTCATGGTGTCCTCATCGCTGAGTTTGAGCGGGAGGGGATTGATGACCGCTGATGCCAGAGCATTGCTCATCATAATCGATGGTTTAGGGGATCGCCCCATAGCCGAATTGGGTGGGCTTACCCCGCTCGAGGCAGCTCACACTCCCAATTTGGACCGGTTGGCAGCTTCCGGGATCACCGGGATAATGGACCCCCTTGCCCCCGGGGTAAGGGTGGGGACCGATGTGGGTCATTTAGGACTTTTTGGCTATAATCCGTTCGCCGTATATTGGGGACGGGGACCGATCGAGGCGATTGGGGTGGACCTTGCCCTTAAAGAGGGGGATGTTGCTCTTCGAGCCAATTTCGCCACCGTTGATGATGCTCTAAGGGTACTTGATCGTCGGGCAGGAAGGATAAGGGAGGGGACGAAAGAATTGGCTTTCTCTCTAAATGGGATGAAGCTTTCTGACGGAACCGAGGTGATCTTTCGGGAAGCTACCGAGCATCGGGCGGTTCTCGTTCTCAGGGGGAGGGGGCTCTCCGCTGAGATAACCGATTCCGATCCCGGGCCTAATAAGGAGGGGGAGGTGATCCACCGGGTGAAGTCGAGAATACCGGGCTTTGCTCCGGCTGAGAGAACCGCCTCTCTGGTCAATGAGTTTATCGACCGAGCTCATAAGATCCTTTCCGACCACCCGGTAAACAGACTGCGGAGGGAGAAGGGACTTCCTCCGGCGAACATCATCATCACCCGAGGGGCAGGAATGAGGATCAAGCCTCGCGGGATAGCGGAGAGGTTCAATATCAGAGGTGCCTGCATCGCCGGGGAGACGGTGGTACTCGGTATCGCCAAGATGGCTGGTTTTGAGACCTTCACCTCGGATCGCTTCACCGCCAATATCGATACCGACCTTATGGGGAAGGCGGAACTCGCCCTTGAGAAGTTGAAGGACCATAATCTGGTGGTTGTTCACATAAAAGGGGTTGATATCTTAGGGCATGATGATTATCCTTTTTCCAAGCTTGAGTTCATAGAATCGATAGATAGGATGGTAGGTTTCATAATGAAGGAGGTCTCCCGATCTTATAATTTCTATGTTGGGGTTACCTCGGACCATTCCACCCCCTGTCGCTTACGGGAGCATACTGCTGATCCGGTGCCTGTTTTGATATATGGAGAGGATGTGTTGACTGATGGGGTTAAGGAATACGGGGAGCGCGCCTGCGCCCGGGGAGGACTTTCCCGGATAAATGCCAATGAGTTCCTCCTCATCCTGCTTGATCTTCTTGGGGTGACCTATCGGTTTGGGAGGTAGCCTTTATGCTTAGTGCAGGCGAGATTATGAGCCGAGAGTTCATTACCGTACCCCTCTATCTTGGGATCGACGAACTCCTCCGCATCTTCTCGGAGCAGGCGTTGGGATGGGTGCCGGTGGTAAATGGAAAAGGGGAGTTGGTGGGGGTGGTCTCCCGACGCGATATCCTCTATCTATCGCTTCCGCAAACGATGGGGCTTTCCGATTACGGCGATATCTACGACCTCTATACCTCGCGCCCCTTTCGCTCTCGAGATAAACTCAAGGAGCTCTCCCGGGTTAGTCGAGTGGAGGAGGTGATGACCACCGATGTAGTGGTGATTACCGAGGAGACCCCGGTGGTGGAGATCTGTCGCCTTATGATGGAGCACAACATCCATTATCTCCCGGTGGTTAAGGGGAGGTTGGTGGTAGGGGTGGTGAGCCAGGAGGAGATCGTAAGGGCGATAGTCAATTATGGGATAACCTTTTGACGAGGTAGCCTATGAGGAGGGATAAGATAATCTATGTAATAAAGGATGGTGAAAGGATGCCCTTCCTCCGGGGGATTATGGTCCAATCCCTTATGGATCTTGGGCTCTCCTTCGACGATGCCTATAAGGTGGCGACTTTGGTGAGGGACGAGCTGGAGAGAAAGGGGAAGATAAAGGCGAACGAGCTGAAGAAGAGGGTGGCGAGCATCTTGAAGGAGAGATTCGGGAAGAACCTTGCCGAGAGATACCTCCGGGGCAAGGAGGTCCCAACGCCCATCCTCGTTGAGGGGGTGGACCTTTCCATCCCCTTCTCCAAGGGGATACTTTCCCAGTCGATCCTCGCTTCGGGGCTCGATTACAGCCGTGCCTATGAGGCGGCGATGGAGATAGAATCGTATCTAATCCGTGAAGGGGTGAGGAGGATATCCCGCCACAAGTTGCGGAACCTCGCCTACGATACGATAAAGCGGAAGTACGGTGAAGAATATGCCGAGCGATACCTCGTATGGAGGAAGTATCAACTTCCGGAGAAACCGGTGATCATCCTTATCGGAGGGGCAACCGGTGCCGGAAAGACCTCCCTTTCTGCCGAGGTAGCCCACCGGATGGGCATAATCAGGATGATCTCCACCGATTCCGTGCGCCAGATTATGCGGATTATGTTCTCCCAGGAGCTCCTTCCCTCAATTCACTCATCATCTTACGATGCCTGGAAGGACCTCGTCTACCCCCTGGCGGAGGAGAGCGATCCGGTCATCGTTGCCTTCAGGGAGCAGGCGATAAGGGTCTCCGTGGGGGTAAAGGCGCTCATCGACCGGGCGGTTGAGGAGAACTACAATATGATAATCGATGGTGTTCATCTTGTCCCCGGGCTGGTCAACTGGGATGAGTACCGGAACAAAGCTCATATCATTCCTTTGGTGGTGGTGGTATTGGAGAAGGATCATTACCGTCAGCGGTTCCTTCTCCGGCAGCAGATCGCTCCAACCCGTCAATTCGAGAGGTATTTAGCCAACTTTGATTCCATCCTCAAGATCCAGGATTACATAATCGAACGGGCAGAACAAGAGGATGTTCCCATTGTGAACAACCTCGATTTTGAGCATTCCGTTCGAGCGATAATCAGGATCGTCGCCGGCTTTCTTCTCCGTAGTGAGAGGAGGGTCGTCTCTTAGGAAAGGATCAAAATCTTATTAGCAGGGCAACCCCTCCCCCTCCTCGGCGGGGATAAGGGATGAGAAGTGAAGATTTCTCCTCCTTTTTATCCATATTAGCCCGGGCGAAGGCACGCCCAACGGCTATGCCGATGGTTGCTCCGAAGATGACATCTGAAGGGTGATGTTTGTTCAGCTCAATGCGGGAGAGGGCGACCAGTGAAGCGAGGAGGTAGGCAGGTATCCCCCCTTTAACTCCATAGAACTCGGCGATTACCGAGGCGAAGGTGAAGGAAGCAGAGGTATGCCCTGAGGGGAAGCTGTGGTCCCCCCCGTCGGGTCTTTCCCTTCCTATGCCAAACTTCAACCCCTGGGTTATCGCCCCGGCGAGGAGATGAGCCTCTATCAACGCATAAGCCACCTTTAGTTCTCGCGGTTTCCCCCCACACCCACCGATGGCGAGGAAAGGGATGAAGGAGAAGATAGCCACTCGTTCCCCCCAGTCGGAGATCCCCTGACAGGGATCACCAAGGGGGGATGTCCTTATCACATATTCCCTGATACTATCGTCAGCGGGATAGACGGCTAAGGTAGCTCCTCCTCCGATCCCCCAGATTATGAGACTATCCCCGGTGAAACTTCCTTT from Acidobacteriota bacterium encodes:
- a CDS encoding CBS domain-containing protein, yielding MLSAGEIMSREFITVPLYLGIDELLRIFSEQALGWVPVVNGKGELVGVVSRRDILYLSLPQTMGLSDYGDIYDLYTSRPFRSRDKLKELSRVSRVEEVMTTDVVVITEETPVVEICRLMMEHNIHYLPVVKGRLVVGVVSQEEIVRAIVNYGITF
- a CDS encoding phosphatase PAP2 family protein → MILPPSSPPPPKLDLKDLIKHLNTPAIAFRVERADERGYYLAHLRRKPLKERKDKDASGSPIINGLKGSFTGDSLIIWGIGGGATLAVYPADDSIREYVIRTSPLGDPCQGISDWGERVAIFSFIPFLAIGGCGGKPRELKVAYALIEAHLLAGAITQGLKFGIGRERPDGGDHSFPSGHTSASFTFASVIAEFYGVKGGIPAYLLASLVALSRIELNKHHPSDVIFGATIGIAVGRAFARANMDKKEEKSSLLIPYPRRGGGGVALLIRF
- a CDS encoding Ppx/GppA family phosphatase; amino-acid sequence: MGKLGVIDIGTNSVHLVVGEKRGGEVFIELDTLAPTRLGEGLTKGKKLSPEAIKRTAEAVSHFFSLARSYGASQVIAVGTAALREVENALEFIERVRASSHLDVSVISGEEEAYFTYKAISSLSLIGDKYFLILDLGGGSSEFIFGDKGKIKEVVSLPIGCVKLTERFLSQFPLSPDDLRAARKEARDILSQLPEAEKPEVVIGVGGTATCLAHLALGGREYDPDKVEGYVLARGKVREMIELLSSLPTEERVRRFNLHPLRADIILGGAVILSAVMELFGKEEIVVSSRGLRHGVLIAEFEREGIDDR
- a CDS encoding 2,3-bisphosphoglycerate-independent phosphoglycerate mutase produces the protein MTADARALLIIIDGLGDRPIAELGGLTPLEAAHTPNLDRLAASGITGIMDPLAPGVRVGTDVGHLGLFGYNPFAVYWGRGPIEAIGVDLALKEGDVALRANFATVDDALRVLDRRAGRIREGTKELAFSLNGMKLSDGTEVIFREATEHRAVLVLRGRGLSAEITDSDPGPNKEGEVIHRVKSRIPGFAPAERTASLVNEFIDRAHKILSDHPVNRLRREKGLPPANIIITRGAGMRIKPRGIAERFNIRGACIAGETVVLGIAKMAGFETFTSDRFTANIDTDLMGKAELALEKLKDHNLVVVHIKGVDILGHDDYPFSKLEFIESIDRMVGFIMKEVSRSYNFYVGVTSDHSTPCRLREHTADPVPVLIYGEDVLTDGVKEYGERACARGGLSRINANEFLLILLDLLGVTYRFGR
- a CDS encoding Na/Pi symporter, yielding MKRVRVLLRILAVAFFLYLFFVSIELLGASFKLAGRSFAEQLIATTSDPLIGLIIGILATSLVQSSSVTTSTVVGLVAGGALSLRNAIPIVMGANVGTTVTNTLVSLGHLRRREEFRRAFAGATAHDFFNLLTAAILLPLEYYTRYLERLSSATSAFFSGGTGFTFTSPLKVIVSPAVDFFIRLASRNPLPLAILAFLFLFIALRYIVIFMRKLVLLRVERFFHRYLFGNALLSMVLGLIITAIIQSSSVATSLVVPMVGAGILTVEAIFPYTLGANVGTTVTALLASLVTGSSTAVSVALAHLFFNISGILLFFPIPKLRRIPIALAKGLGRKAAVSRRYAIIYIIGVFYVMPLILIFLRRMIGE
- a CDS encoding zeta toxin family protein; this encodes MRRDKIIYVIKDGERMPFLRGIMVQSLMDLGLSFDDAYKVATLVRDELERKGKIKANELKKRVASILKERFGKNLAERYLRGKEVPTPILVEGVDLSIPFSKGILSQSILASGLDYSRAYEAAMEIESYLIREGVRRISRHKLRNLAYDTIKRKYGEEYAERYLVWRKYQLPEKPVIILIGGATGAGKTSLSAEVAHRMGIIRMISTDSVRQIMRIMFSQELLPSIHSSSYDAWKDLVYPLAEESDPVIVAFREQAIRVSVGVKALIDRAVEENYNMIIDGVHLVPGLVNWDEYRNKAHIIPLVVVVLEKDHYRQRFLLRQQIAPTRQFERYLANFDSILKIQDYIIERAEQEDVPIVNNLDFEHSVRAIIRIVAGFLLRSERRVVS